The DNA sequence GCGTCGGCCATCTTCTGGCGTAGCTCGGCGGCGCGGACGCCGCAGCCGGGGACGCGGTCGATGACGTCCATGACGAGCCGGTAGCGGTCCATGTCGTTGCGCACGACCATGTCGAAGGGCGTGGTCGTGGTGCCCATCTCCTTGTAGCCGCGCACGTGCAGGTGGGGGTGGCCGGTGCGGCGGTAGGCCAGGCGGTGGATGAGCCACGGGTAGCCGTGGTAGGCGAAGATGACCGGCTTGTCGGTGGTGAAGAGGCCGTCGTACTCGAAGTCGCTCATCCCGTGCGGGTGTTCCTCGCGGGGTAGCAGGCGGGCGATGTCGACGACGTTCACGACCCGGACGGCCAGCTCGGGCAGATGGCGGCGCAGCAGCGCGGAGGCGGCCAGGGTCTCCTGGGTGGGGACGTCACCGGCGCAGGCCAGGACGACGTCGGGTTCGCGGCCGTCGCCGGCCGAGCCTGCCCACTCCCAGATTCCCGCGCCGCGGGCGCAGTGCGCGCGGGCCTGGTCCATGGACAGCCAGTCGAAGCAGGGCTGTTTGCCCGCGACGATGACGTTGACGTAGTCCCGGCTGAGCAGGGCGTGTTCGGCGACGGAGAGCAGGGTGTTGGCGTCCGGCGGCAGGTAGACGCGCACGACCTCGGGGCTCTTGTTGAGGACGTGGTCGACGAAGCCGGGGTCCTGGTGCGAGAAGCCGTTGTGGTCCTGGCGCCAGACGTGCGAGGTGAGCAGGTAGTTGAGGGACGGGATGGGCGCGCGCCATGTCAGCTCGCGCGATGTCTTGAGCCACTTGATGTGCTGGTTGACCATGGAGTCGACGATGTGCACGAACGCTTCGTAGCAGGAGAAGAGGCCGTGGCGGCCGGTGAGGAGGTAGCCCTCCAGCCAGCCCTGGCAGAGGTGCTCGGAGAGGATCTCCATGACCCGGCCGTGCCGGTCCAGGTGCTCGTCCACGTCGAGGGTCGCGGCCTGCCATGCCTTGCCGCTGGCGCTGAACACGGCTCCCAGCCGGTTGGAGGCGGTCTCGTCGGGGCCGACGAGGCGGAAGTCCCGGCGCTCCGAGGTGTCCCGCATGACCTGCTCCAGCAGGTCGCCGAGGATCCGGGTGGGTTCGTGCAGGCTGGCGCCCGGCTTGTCGACGGGGACGGCGTAGCGGTCGAGGTCGGGTATGGGCAGCTCGCGCACGAGCAGGCCGCCGTTCGCGTGCGGGGTGGAGCCGAGGCGGCGGGAGCCCTCGGGGACACAGGCGAGCACGTCGGGCACGGGCCTGCCCTCGGCGTCGAAGAGTTCCTCGGGGCGGTAGGAGCGCAGCCAGTCCTCCAGCTGCAGCAGGTGCTCCGGGTTGTCGCGGACACCGGCCAGCGGCACCTGGTGGGATCGCCAGGTGCCCTCGACCGGCTCGCCGTCGACCTCGGCCGGGCCGGTCCAGCCCTTGGGCGTGCGCAGCACGATCATGGGCCAGGGCGCCCGCTCGGCCTCGCCTTCCTCGCGGGCCGCGTGCTGTATCTCCGCGATGCGGTCCACGGCCCGGTCGAGGGCGGCGGCCATGGCACGGTGGACCCGCGACGGGTCGTCGCCGGTGACGTGGATCGGCTCGTGTCCGTATCCGCGCAGCAGCGCGTCGAGTTCGTCCTCGGGGAGGCGGGCCAGGACGGTCGGGTTGGCGATCTTGTAGCCGTTGAGGTGGAGGACGGGCAGGACCGCACCGTCGTGCACCGGGTCGAGGAACTTGTTCGAGTGCCAGGAGGTGGCGAGCGGTCCCGTCTCCGCCTCGCCGTCGCCGATGACGCAGGCGACGAGCAGGCGCGGATTGTCGAAGGCGGCGCCGTAGGCGTGGGCGAGCGAGTAGCCGAGCTCGCCGCCCTCGTGGATGGAGCCGGGCGTCTCGGGCGCGACGTGGCTGGGCACGCCGCCGGGGAACGAGAACTGCCGGAAGAGCCGCGCCATGCCCGTCGCGTCGCGCGTGACGTCCGGGTACGTCTCGCTGTAACTGCCGTCCAGCCAGGAGTTGGCGAGCACGGCGGGGCCGCCGTGTCCGGGTCCCCAGACGCACAGCGCGTCCAGGTCGCGCTCCCGCACGATCCGGTTGAGGTGGGTGTGCACGAGGTTGAGTCCGGGTGAGGTGCCCCAGTGGCCGAGGAGGCGGGGCTTGACCTGCTCGGCCGTCAGCGGCTCGGTCAGGAGAGGGTTGGCGAGGAGGTAGATCTGACCTGCGGCGAGGTAGTTCGCTGCCCGCCAGTGGGCGTCCAGGGTGCGCAGTTCGTCATCGGTCAGTACGGTGCTGTTCTGGTGTTCGGCCGAGGGCATGAGGACTCCGTAAGTCGTCGGACGGAGGGAACGGCATGACGGGCAAGGCGTCGTCGCTGCCGCGTGGGGTGTACGAGCGGGAGTTGCTGCGCCTGCAGACGGAACTGGTGAAGGTCCAGGAGTGGGTGCGCGCGGAGCGTGCCCGGCTGGTCGTGGTGTTCGAGGGACGGGACGCCGCGGGCAAGGGCGGCACCATCAAGCGGATCGCGGACCATCTGAATCCGCGGGTCGCGCGCATCGTCGCTCTGCCCAAGCCCACCGAGCGCGAGCGCACCCAGTGGTACTTCCAGCGGTACGTCGAGCACTTGCCGGCGGCCGGGGAGATCGTGCTGTTCGACCGCAGCTGGTACAACCGCGCCGGGGTGGAGCACGTCATGGGCTTCTGCACCAAGGAGGAGCACCAGCTGTTCCTGCGTCAGTGCCCGATCTTCGAGCGCATGCTGGTGGAGGATGGCGTCCTGCTGCGCAAGTACTGGTTCTCGGTGAGCGACGCGGTGCAGCAGGAGCGCTTCCAGCGGCGCCTGAAGGACCCGACGCGACGCTGGAAGCTGTCGCCGATGGACCTGGAGTCCATCACGCGCTGGGAGGCCTACTCCCGGGCCAAGGACGAGATGATGGTGCACACCGACATCGCGGAGGCCCCGTGGTACGTGGTCGAGAGCGACGACAAGCGCCGGGCCCGGCTGAACATGATCGCCCACCTGCTCGGCTCCGTGCCTTACCACGAGGTGCCCCCGCCGGTGCTCGAACTGCCGCCACGGCCCGCGTCGACCGGCTACCAGCGCCCGCCGCGTGACCTGCAGACCTATGTTGCGGACCACGCGGCGACGCTCTGAACCGCGCACTCCGATCACGCTGCTTGCGGTACGACGGCGACCGGACAGGCCGAGTGGTGCAGGAGCATGTGCGCGACGCGGCCGAGCTGGAGCCCGTACGGTCCGCGCCGCCGCTGAGCGCCCACCACGAGCAGGTCGGCACGGGCTGAGGCGTCGAGGAGCACCAGGTGAGCGGCGCCCTCGACGACGTGCTCCAGCACCGCGACAGAGGGGTGGTCCGACACGGCGTCGCGCAGTGCCGCGGCGAGGCCGTCCGCGGCGAGCCGCTCGTGGGAGGTGGAGGGCTCACCGGGCCGATGGTCGGGCACGGGGGTCTCGTACAGGGATCGACGCCACACGTGTACGGCCTCCAGGACGACGTGCCGGTGCTCGGCCTCGTCGAAGGCGAACCGGATGGCCGCCGCGGAGTGCGGCTGCTCGCCGACGCCCACCATGACGCGCTGTCGCGTACTGGCCCTGGCCTGGTTGTCGTGGCTGCCGCGCAGCACGATCACCGGGCAGTCGGCGCGGGCGGCGACGCCGAGGCTGACCGATCCGAGCAGCAGCTCTGCGAGGCGGCTGCGCCCGCGTGAGGCCACCACCAGGGCGAGGGCGCTGCGGCCCTCGCTCAGCAGCGCGGGGACGGGATCCTCGTGCCTGACGTGGAGGGAGACTTTGAGGCCCTCCTCGCGGCGGTGCGCCCGCTGCGCGGCGGTGTAGACGACGAAGTCGGCCAGCTCCATGGCCGACGGCTTGCCCGGAAGGTGCGCGAGAGGGGTCTCGCTGTCGTTCTCCCACGACGCGGCGTACACCAGCCGCAACGGCACTTCCCGCAGGGCCGCCTCGTCGGCGGCCCAGTCGACGGCGCGCAGGCTGTGGTCGGAGCCGTCGACACCTACGACGAGGGGGAGTTCCATCCACCTCACCTCTCCTCAGCACGCTCAGTGGTGCGGGACGACCGCGACGGGACACGCGGCGCGGCGGAGCACGGTGTGAACCACCGGCCCGATGTGGGGGCCGATCGGGGTGCGGCGGATCCGGCGGCCGACCACGAGGAGGGAGGCGTCCTGGGAGGCAGCGGTCACGTGCTGGGCCGCACCGCCGGAACGGGCCTCGTCGACGATAGCCACTTGGGGGAACGCACGGGCCCACGGCCGCAGCATCCCGGCCAGCTCGGCCGGGGAGCGCGGGTCCGGATCCGCGTGCACGACGCGCAGCGGGGCGGAGCGGCGCGCGGCCGCCTCGAAGGCGAAGGCGACGACGGCGTCGTGCGGGTTCACGGTGTCCAGGCCGAGGACCACGGGCCGGTACGGAGCGGCCGTGGACGGGATGCCGACGGGGTCCATCAGGTGCTCGTCGACGGCTTGTTCCCCGGCGCGCACCAGCACCGCCGGCTGCCCGGCGTGGGCGAGGGCCGCGAGCGCCACGGAGCCCACCAGGAACCCGGTGAGTCCGCTCAGGCCGCGCGAGCCGAGGACGAGCAGTGCCTCGTCCTCCCGAGCCCGTCGCGGCAGTAGGTCCCCGGGGCTGCCGGAGAGTCGGCGTACGCCGACCGTGACGCCGGGGTGCCGCAGGCGCAGCCCCTCGGCGTACTCGCGAGGGATGCGGTCGATCCAGTGCCGGCTCGTCTCCGGTCCCATGAGCGGCGCCTGGGTGACAGGCTCTGGCACCGGTTCCAGCACGCTGACGAGGGTGAGCGGCAGGTCGCGCAGCTTCGCTTCCCTGGCGGCCCACTCCGTGGCGGCCTGGCTCTCGGGTGAGCCGTCGAGGCCCACGATGACGGCTCGGGGCATGTCGCCCACCTCCTGCTCCGGTGTTGTCGTGTCAGCGTTGCGCGTGCCGTGACCCTGGGGCAGGGGCCGCAGGTCCCGGCTCAGGACCGACAGGCCCTGCCGCGCACCGGCCGTTCACCCGGGGCCTCGACAGGTTCACCGCAGCCAGCTGTGGTCACGTACGAACGGCAGCCTCACCCAACGGGCACCGGCGCCGAGCGCGTCACCGGCGGAGGCGAGGGCGAGCGTGATCAGGGCGGCCGCGTAGATGACGTGGTACTCCAGGACGGGATTGGTGGACATGCTCGGCGAGCCGTCGGAGAGGTGCTTGGCGGGCGGCCACTCGGCCATCCACATCAGGATCATCATCGCCGTCCCGGCGGCGGCCGCCAGGCGCAGGGCGACACCGGAGACGAGGGCGATGCCGATGCCGAGCAGCCCGGTCATGAACAACCAGTCCGCCCAGGCGTCACCCGCCCAGGAGTGGAACGTGGACTCCATCGGCCCGGCTGCCACACCGCTGAGGAACCCCTTGGTGGGCGACCCGCCGTCGACCCAGCCCTTTCCGGACGCGGTGGCGTAGCCGAACCCGAAGGCCTTGTCGAGGAAGGCCCACAGAAAGACAGCCCCCATCAACAGGCGCAGGGAGGCGAAGGCGTAGGCCCGGGCGGTGTGCGTACGCGCGGCCGCGGATGCCGCGTGGGCCGCGGTGCGGCGCTTGAACGAGGGCATGGGAACCCCCATGCTCCGGTGCGGGTGGTCGTGGGTGCTCATGGTCGTGCTCCTTCCGGCTTTCGACGGCGTCTTCGTGGGGCACCCCTCACTCTGGCCGCACGGACCCGGCCGGGCCGTGTGCCGAACGTCCGGGACACCGGGGCCGGAAGGTCCTTCTGAGAAGGCCGGTCGGTCCCGGTGCGGCAGCGACCGTACGGCACTTCGCGCCTGGCTGGGCGACGGCGAGACCGCCGCACATCACGGCCCTAGAGTGGGCCCGTGGACTGGGGGACGCTCATGGGGACGGGACTCGGCGCGACCATCGGTGTCGGATCGACATTGATCGCTGACCGGATCCGCTGGAAACGTGACCAGGACGCTATGCGAGAGGATCTCGGGGCGGACGGGTGAGGCGGTGACGCGGCAGTGCTTCGCGGTGCCCCGGACGTGGCCTGTGGCCCCCGATGCGCGCGCCGTCCGTGAAGGCTGAATCGACTTGAGTCATTGATGCGGTACGACGGCCACCGGGCATGCGGCGTGATGCAGTAGAGCGTGGGTGACCGCGCCGAGGTGGCTGCTGGACGCCTTGCGCCCCACCACGACGAGGGAGGCCGCCCTCGCCGCGTGGACCAGTGCACCGGCGGCTCGCTCCTCCGAGACGCACTCGACCACGAACACCTCGGGGTACTTCGCGCACCACGGCCGCAGCGCGGCGATCACAGCACGCTCCTGGGCCGCGAGCAACTCCGGCCCCGGGAACGGCTGTCCCTCAGCCGTACGCGGTGGCGCGGGGCGGAAGGCGTGGACGACCTGCAGGGACGCCCCGTACTCCCGCGCGCTGACGAAGGCGAACTCGATCAGCTGGTCACAAGGGTGCTCGGTGTCGAGACCGAGCACGACGTCGCGGTAGGGAGTCTCCGGCACTTCGTCCGGGGAGATGCCGTGCAGCGCGGGCAGGTGCTCATCGGCGGAGGTCTCGCCCTTGCGGACGAGAACGACCGGGCACGGGGAGCGGGCGACGACCCGCTGCGACACGTCACCGACGACGAATCCGGCGACACGGCCCAGGCCGCGGGACCCGACGGCCAGCAGCTCCGACGTCTCGGCGGCGGAGACCAGAGCGGTGACCGGGGCGCCGGGCACCAGCCGCTCATCGATCCGCAGTCCCGAATGGGCGGCGCGGACGCTGCCCACGGCTTCGCTGAGGACCTGTTCGGCGACCGCGCGCTCGGTACTGTCGGCCGGGACCGACGAGGCCGGATGCGGATGCCACCTCCACGCGTGCACGAGGCGCAGCGGGACGCTCCGGCGCAGCGCCTCCCGAGCCGCCCACTGAGCGGCCGCGAGACTCTCCGCGGAACCGTCGACACCCGCAGTGACGAACCGATCCATGGTGCGCACCTCCCGCATCCGTGGCCGCGCCCGATGCCGACACGGCCCTCAGGACCGACCGTCGCGCCGGTACGCAGACGAGGGAAGGGCCCGCATGGCCCGGATGGAGGTCGTTCGGCCTTTTCACGGCTGTCCTGTATCAGCTCACCACAAGCCCGGGTGTGCCCGATGTCCTCGTGGGAGCCAGGTGACCTGTCTGAGGGCCGAGTGGCCCATGGCCTCGTACGGAGTCTCGGATCATGCTGGAAGGAGGTCCACCTGATTGCCTCGGAGGACGCCATGAACACTTCGTCCGCATCCCATACCCTGCGGTCACTGCCTCACGAACATCGGGAGCGCCTGATGGGCGTCGCCCACGAGGTCTCGTTCCCCCAGGGGACACGCCTCTTCTCGGAGGGCGGGCGTGCCGATCACTTCTGGGTCGTGCGCACCGGCTCGATCGACCTCGACATGAAGGTGCCCGGTCGCCGGGCGGCCGTCATCGAAACCCTCGGCCACGACGAACTGGTCGGCTGGTCCTGGCTGTTCGGACCGCCCGTGTGGCACCTGGGCGCCGAGACGGCGTCGCCGGTGCGCGCATACGAGTTCGACGCCACGGCCGTGCGGGCCATGTGCCAGGGCGATCCCGCGTTCGGCCTGGCGATCGCCGACTGGGTGGGCGGCACCCTCGCCCACCGACTGCGCTCGGCGCGCACCCGTCTCCTCGACCTGTACGCGCCGTACGGCAGCGGTAGCACGTTGTGATCGGCCGCGGTGGCCGGACCCCGGCGGCTTCCGCGTGCCCGACACCGGTCGGCACTGGTGCGCCTGATGCCAGCGAGTGATGATCTGCGTACCAGAGCGTGGTCAACGCTCACACGGGCAGTCCGCAGCCCGTCACAGCCACCGCGACGGACAGGGGAGCAGAGGCCGTCATGACTGAGACACGCACCTTCACGGAGCAGGATCCGATCCGCGTCTTCCTGTTGGACGACCACGAAGTCGTCCGACGCGGACTGACCGACCTGCTGAACGCCGAACCGGACATCGCGGTGATCGGCGACGCCGACAGCGCCGAACACGCGCTGACTCGTGGGCCCGCGCTGCGCCCGGACGTAGCGGTGCTCGATGTGCGCCTGGCCGACGGGGACGGCATCACCGTCTGCCGCGAGCTGCGCAGCCAGATGCCGGACCTGGCCGTGCTGATGCTGACTTCCTTCGACGACGAGGAGGCCCTGCTGGACGCGATCATGGCCGGAGCGGCGGGCTATGTACTCAAGCAGATCAAGGGATCCGACCTGGTCTCGGCGGTGCGCACCGTCGCCTCGGGCCAGTCCCTCCTCGACCCGACGACGACCGCGCGGCTGATGCGCTCCCTGCGCGCGGAGCCCGTCGAGACGCCCGCTGTCGCGCCCGAGTTGGCGGGCCTGACGGAGCGTGAGCGGGACATCCTGGCCCTGATCGGCGACGGTCTGACCAACCGCGAGATCGGCAAGAGGCTCTACCTCTCGGAGAAGACCGTCAAGAACCACATCTCCCGGCTGCTGTCGAAGCTCGGAGTGCAGCGCCGCGTGCAGGCGGCGGTCATCGCCACGCAGTTGCAAGCTCCCGAGCGGGGCGGTGACGCCGCACGGTGAAGGGCGTACGGGCCGCCCGGCTGCGGCAGGAGACCGTATGGCCCCTCCCCGGCCGACGGCGGGCACCCCCAGGCTGGTCAGCAGGAGCACCGGACTGATCACCGGTCACGGACCGGCCCCGGCCCCCACGGCGCCGGGCGGGGAGGAGTTCGCCATGAGTCCTACGACGCTCAACGCGTCCATCCTGGAGAAATTGGTGTCCGCGGCCGTGGCCGCCCCGTCCCTCCACAACACGCAGCCGTGGCGCTTCCGGCTCGACCCGGACACCGTCACGCTGGAGATCCACGCCGCCGTGGAACGCGGCCTGCGGCACACCGACCCGACCGGGCGGGCCCTGCACGTCTCGGTCGGGTGCGCGATCCTCAATCTGCGTGTAGCGGTGGCCCACGTCGGCTGGGAACCGGTGACTCGGCTACTGCCCCGCCCGGACACGCCGGGGCTGCTGGCCGCGGTCCGGCTCGGCGGCAGCGCGAAGCCGCGCCCATCGGGTCTGTACGACGCCCTGTGGCGCCGGCGCAGCAGCCGGTTCCCCTTCTCCGAGACGCCGTTGCCCGCCGGTGTCCTCGCCGAACTCTCGGAAGCAGCCCGGTCCGAGGGCGCGTGGCTGACGCTGCCCTCCGCCGTCGAGATCCGGCGACTGCTGCTCGTGACGAGGGAGGGCGAACGACGCAACAACGCCTGCGCGGACAGGGCCACGGAGAGCCGCCACTGGGTGCGCGACCCGGACCGGTCGGGCCTGGGCATGCCCGCCCGGACCCTGGGGCCGCAGGACTTCCAGGAGCGTATGCCGATGCGGGACTTCGGCGCCCATCCGCACCCCGGCGGGTTGCCCGCCCAGGCCTTCGAGCGGCACCCGACGGTCGCCCTGCTGTCCACGGCGCACGACCGGCGGGCCGACTGGCTGCGCGCGGGCCAGGCCCTGGAACGCGTGCTCCTGGTGGCCACCACCCATGGTGTGCGCGCGTCGCTGCTGCACCAGGCCCTGGAATGGCCGGACCTGCGCGAGCGGCTCGCGCCACCACCCAGTCATGGGCGCGGCCACGCGCAGATGGTCATCCGTCTGGGCTACGGCCCGTCAGGACCGTCCACGCCGCGCCGCGACGTCCGGCGGGTGCTGTCCGGCGGCGGTGGTTCAACTCCGGCTTGAACCGGTCGGTACGTGCCACACCAGGCGCGTACCGCTCCCGTCCGGGCCTGCGCCGATCGCGAGCGTGCCGCCGAGCGCCCGGGCGCGCTCCGCCAGGTTCCGCAGACCACTGTGCTTGACCTCCTCGGGGATGCCACAGCCGTCGTCGGTCACCGTGAGCGTCAACTCGCGGTCGGCGCAGTGCAGGTGCACGTCCACAGCGTGTGCCTGCGCGTGCCGGGCCGCGTTGCTCAACGCCTCGCCGAGGACGGCGAGCACGTGGTCGGCGACGTCGGCCGGGACGTCGGTGTCGACGAGTCCTTCGATCCGCAGGGCGGGTGTGAAGCCGAACGAGGTGGCGGAGTCGCCGACCACCCGCGACACCCGGCCCCGCAGGCCCGCGCGCTCCGCCCCGCCGCCGTGCGTGCGCAGGCCGAAGATGGT is a window from the Streptomyces spectabilis genome containing:
- a CDS encoding universal stress protein, which encodes MELPLVVGVDGSDHSLRAVDWAADEAALREVPLRLVYAASWENDSETPLAHLPGKPSAMELADFVVYTAAQRAHRREEGLKVSLHVRHEDPVPALLSEGRSALALVVASRGRSRLAELLLGSVSLGVAARADCPVIVLRGSHDNQARASTRQRVMVGVGEQPHSAAAIRFAFDEAEHRHVVLEAVHVWRRSLYETPVPDHRPGEPSTSHERLAADGLAAALRDAVSDHPSVAVLEHVVEGAAHLVLLDASARADLLVVGAQRRRGPYGLQLGRVAHMLLHHSACPVAVVPQAA
- a CDS encoding DoxX family membrane protein; this translates as MSTHDHPHRSMGVPMPSFKRRTAAHAASAAARTHTARAYAFASLRLLMGAVFLWAFLDKAFGFGYATASGKGWVDGGSPTKGFLSGVAAGPMESTFHSWAGDAWADWLFMTGLLGIGIALVSGVALRLAAAAGTAMMILMWMAEWPPAKHLSDGSPSMSTNPVLEYHVIYAAALITLALASAGDALGAGARWVRLPFVRDHSWLR
- a CDS encoding cyclic nucleotide-binding domain-containing protein yields the protein MNTSSASHTLRSLPHEHRERLMGVAHEVSFPQGTRLFSEGGRADHFWVVRTGSIDLDMKVPGRRAAVIETLGHDELVGWSWLFGPPVWHLGAETASPVRAYEFDATAVRAMCQGDPAFGLAIADWVGGTLAHRLRSARTRLLDLYAPYGSGSTL
- a CDS encoding universal stress protein, which codes for MPRAVIVGLDGSPESQAATEWAAREAKLRDLPLTLVSVLEPVPEPVTQAPLMGPETSRHWIDRIPREYAEGLRLRHPGVTVGVRRLSGSPGDLLPRRAREDEALLVLGSRGLSGLTGFLVGSVALAALAHAGQPAVLVRAGEQAVDEHLMDPVGIPSTAAPYRPVVLGLDTVNPHDAVVAFAFEAAARRSAPLRVVHADPDPRSPAELAGMLRPWARAFPQVAIVDEARSGGAAQHVTAASQDASLLVVGRRIRRTPIGPHIGPVVHTVLRRAACPVAVVPHH
- the ppk2 gene encoding polyphosphate kinase 2, giving the protein MTGKASSLPRGVYERELLRLQTELVKVQEWVRAERARLVVVFEGRDAAGKGGTIKRIADHLNPRVARIVALPKPTERERTQWYFQRYVEHLPAAGEIVLFDRSWYNRAGVEHVMGFCTKEEHQLFLRQCPIFERMLVEDGVLLRKYWFSVSDAVQQERFQRRLKDPTRRWKLSPMDLESITRWEAYSRAKDEMMVHTDIAEAPWYVVESDDKRRARLNMIAHLLGSVPYHEVPPPVLELPPRPASTGYQRPPRDLQTYVADHAATL
- a CDS encoding response regulator → MTETRTFTEQDPIRVFLLDDHEVVRRGLTDLLNAEPDIAVIGDADSAEHALTRGPALRPDVAVLDVRLADGDGITVCRELRSQMPDLAVLMLTSFDDEEALLDAIMAGAAGYVLKQIKGSDLVSAVRTVASGQSLLDPTTTARLMRSLRAEPVETPAVAPELAGLTERERDILALIGDGLTNREIGKRLYLSEKTVKNHISRLLSKLGVQRRVQAAVIATQLQAPERGGDAAR
- a CDS encoding universal stress protein, translating into MDRFVTAGVDGSAESLAAAQWAAREALRRSVPLRLVHAWRWHPHPASSVPADSTERAVAEQVLSEAVGSVRAAHSGLRIDERLVPGAPVTALVSAAETSELLAVGSRGLGRVAGFVVGDVSQRVVARSPCPVVLVRKGETSADEHLPALHGISPDEVPETPYRDVVLGLDTEHPCDQLIEFAFVSAREYGASLQVVHAFRPAPPRTAEGQPFPGPELLAAQERAVIAALRPWCAKYPEVFVVECVSEERAAGALVHAARAASLVVVGRKASSSHLGAVTHALLHHAACPVAVVPHQ
- a CDS encoding phosphoketolase family protein; its protein translation is MPSAEHQNSTVLTDDELRTLDAHWRAANYLAAGQIYLLANPLLTEPLTAEQVKPRLLGHWGTSPGLNLVHTHLNRIVRERDLDALCVWGPGHGGPAVLANSWLDGSYSETYPDVTRDATGMARLFRQFSFPGGVPSHVAPETPGSIHEGGELGYSLAHAYGAAFDNPRLLVACVIGDGEAETGPLATSWHSNKFLDPVHDGAVLPVLHLNGYKIANPTVLARLPEDELDALLRGYGHEPIHVTGDDPSRVHRAMAAALDRAVDRIAEIQHAAREEGEAERAPWPMIVLRTPKGWTGPAEVDGEPVEGTWRSHQVPLAGVRDNPEHLLQLEDWLRSYRPEELFDAEGRPVPDVLACVPEGSRRLGSTPHANGGLLVRELPIPDLDRYAVPVDKPGASLHEPTRILGDLLEQVMRDTSERRDFRLVGPDETASNRLGAVFSASGKAWQAATLDVDEHLDRHGRVMEILSEHLCQGWLEGYLLTGRHGLFSCYEAFVHIVDSMVNQHIKWLKTSRELTWRAPIPSLNYLLTSHVWRQDHNGFSHQDPGFVDHVLNKSPEVVRVYLPPDANTLLSVAEHALLSRDYVNVIVAGKQPCFDWLSMDQARAHCARGAGIWEWAGSAGDGREPDVVLACAGDVPTQETLAASALLRRHLPELAVRVVNVVDIARLLPREEHPHGMSDFEYDGLFTTDKPVIFAYHGYPWLIHRLAYRRTGHPHLHVRGYKEMGTTTTPFDMVVRNDMDRYRLVMDVIDRVPGCGVRAAELRQKMADARTRHHAWIREHGTDLPEVAEWTWTS
- a CDS encoding Acg family FMN-binding oxidoreductase, with the protein product MSPTTLNASILEKLVSAAVAAPSLHNTQPWRFRLDPDTVTLEIHAAVERGLRHTDPTGRALHVSVGCAILNLRVAVAHVGWEPVTRLLPRPDTPGLLAAVRLGGSAKPRPSGLYDALWRRRSSRFPFSETPLPAGVLAELSEAARSEGAWLTLPSAVEIRRLLLVTREGERRNNACADRATESRHWVRDPDRSGLGMPARTLGPQDFQERMPMRDFGAHPHPGGLPAQAFERHPTVALLSTAHDRRADWLRAGQALERVLLVATTHGVRASLLHQALEWPDLRERLAPPPSHGRGHAQMVIRLGYGPSGPSTPRRDVRRVLSGGGGSTPA